The Bombus vancouverensis nearcticus chromosome 17, iyBomVanc1_principal, whole genome shotgun sequence genome has a window encoding:
- the MED14 gene encoding mediator complex subunit 14 isoform X3 — MLARMARETLVHARLPNFHIPAAVEVLTTGTYSRLPACIRERIVPPDPITPTEKRTTLQRLNQVIQHRLVTGNLLPQMRNLKIEAGRVTFLVEQEFSVSLTVMGDGPTVPWRLLELEILVSDRETGDGKALVHPLQTRYVHQVVQSRLAESSNPLSEVYHILHYFCQSLQLEVLYSQTLRLIRDRLDDHIHVDEYTPGKCLSVSYWRELTSKDPRSELGYKLTVQVDQHDPARPLAIVHVPSLGSKESEIADRAIRSDQLSMECLLVHTIYVRTRSRLLDLKQELQTMLKDVECTLAGSPAILSVPILQPCLRAEHLLVTVDTHTGMLQCHVPQYEVPLIPELTAALNGDHSRLPTLISELRFWITQRRCEKTLQHLPATSHERLPVLLHPDHPMSKISRHRMFVQLHRHPTVILIVAFKEKETSPCEIECSFYLAVVKHSSIEDDPHDDSIETEIPKMYLKVQSLIEFDTFVITHGPFTSVDNETSETNSLKRRSTGASGRSDASTTLQNRRSKQPAYFIPELAHVVALCDERIPFVTLAQELTRRDIAHQGLQVEANATALVLKLVQLPAPFAGVSTSCAWYALLKRLLSVSIRVQGKGMAKTWMAEFVFYGSPLSSSHPKEQGLRRPVYFQYEMGTADTVSRTVDALLNDWAQIVYLYSIVHGLAEYFKMEKYNLRNMVSIKSYNYSKLVLTYGPNRGATVTVQWSTNDKAFKLIFGKSPTSTTTNAHSIMKEQLEAHLNTHRNLAQLIHILHETLQPLTSISKLPTIPQLCVYNSRPQVPVQTFTIMPQCVTLVRIAYQGMYCLELRLRGSGLVSLRDGAYSRFDRSYVVDEFTPTQGLKAFLSKYVDESAVSRRRSQSEDDNPPSPVTMDSDGGSGSGNVGFLSHHRSGPQSPAQQRDGLRFHPPLTPPSGSNPHTPASPHTANISQTSQHQSFGSSPATSFNLASPPSLPPNTPNMLPHPSPGSGLVANSPLNPMHVPSPAGLMPTSSPGPCSNVQVGHSPAGSFMQTGHIDGSPFPSSQSMTSPAASNWPGSPSVPRPSPARPTQSPGHAALHSPQASDHKTGTHISRVLPQRSWAGAVPTLLTHEALELLCCPSPHPSGLPGPDLSPLERFLGCIYMRRQFQRFIQTDDCLTAVNSTEPGVVHFKVESLQCRVGLNPQHLQSLHIKVQPLPEHKDQWSLEELQIIEKFFDTRAAAPPYKPNTLSGFGRMLNVPFNVLKDFVQIMKLELVPGLAQQQQLKWNVQWCLRIPPSGTPIVPTGMAAVLVCRNKILFFLQITRIGLPYQGETPSLVLPLVYDVSTNLTQLAEKRDPSPASAMAAASLQLKRFAEYGANQSECSLFPAVRDLLANLTLPSEPPVMSQIVASPAGGQVTPTQQIQSPAMQLHSPMAGNQGPPQAPYGIQGMPPMGIMGGPPQ, encoded by the exons ATGCTAGCAAGAATGGCTCGTGAGACATTAGTACATGCAAGATTACCTAATTTCCATATTCCGGCCGCAGTGGAAGTTCTTACAACTGGAACATATAGTCGTCTACCAGCATGCATAaga GAAAGAATTGTCCCTCCAGATCCAATTACACCAACAGAGAAAAGAACTACCCTGCAGAGATTGAATCAAGTCATTCAACATAGATTAGTTACTGGAAATCTGCTTCCACAAATGCGCAATTTAAAGATTGAGGCAGGAAGAGTAACATTTCTTGTGGAGCAAGAATTTTCAGTATCACTTACAGTAATGGGAGATGGTCCAACAGTACCTTGGAGATTATTAGAATTGGAAATCTTAGTTTCAGACAGAGAAACAGGAGATGGAAAAGCTTTGGTGCATCCATTGCAAACTCGTTACGTACATCAA GTGGTTCAGTCAAGATTGGCAGAGAGTTCAAATCCATTATCTGAAGTTTATCATATTTTGCACTATTTCTGTCAATCACTACAGCTAGAAGTACTTTACTCTCAAACATTACGATTAATACGAGATAGATTGGATGATCACATTCACGTGGATGAATATACACCAGGAAAATGTCTTTCTGTCTCTTACTGGAGAGAACTGACTAGTAAAGATCCTCGATCAGAGCTGGGATATAAATTAACAGTTCAGGTTGACCAACATGATCCTGCAAGGCCTCTCGCAATAGTACATGTTCCATCCTTAGGTAGCAAAGAAAGTGAAATAGCAGACAGAGCAATTAGATCAGATCAATTATCAATGGAATGTTTGTTAGTGCATACAATATATGTACGTACCAGAAGTAGATTATTAGATTTGAAGCAAGAACTGCAAACAATGTTGAAAGATGTTGAATGTACTTTAGCCGGTTCACCTGCTATTCTTTCTGTTCCAATTTTGCAACCTTGTTTAAGAGCAGAACATTTATTAGTTACTGTTGATACACATACTGGAATGTTGCAATGTCATGTGCCTCAATATGAAGTTCCTTTGATTCCTGAATTAACTGCTGCATTAAATGGTGATCATTCTCGTCTTCCGACGTTAATATCAGAACTAAG ATTTTGGATAACACAACGACGATGCGAAAAAACACTTCAGCATCTCCCAGCAACATCTCATGAACGTTTGCCAGTACTTCTTCATCCTGATCATCCGATGTCAAAGATTAGTAGACATCGTATGTTTGTTCAACTTCATCGACATCCTACAGTAATATTAATAGTGGCATTTAAGGAAAAGGAAACTTCACCATGTGAGATTGAATGCTCGTTTTACCTTGCTGTAGTAAAGCATAGTTCCATAGAAGACGATCCTCATGATGATAGCATTGAGACAGAAATTCCGAAAATGTATCTGAAAGTTCAAAGCTTAATTGAGTTTGATACATTCGTCATAACCCATGGTCCTTTCACCAGTGTTGATAATG AAACTTCTGAAACAAATAGCCTTAAACGAAGAAGTACAGGAGCCAGTGGAAGATCTGATGCCAGTACTACATTACAGAACAGAAGATCCAAACAACCTGCATATTTTATCCCGGAGTTAGCACATGTGGTTGCACTTTGTGATGAAAGGATACCATTTGTAACATTAGCACAAGAATTAACTAGGAGAGATATAGCTCATCAAGGACTTCAAGTAGAAGCAAATGCTACTGCATTAGTTTTAAAACTGGTTCAGTTACCTGCCCCTTTTGCAGGTGTAAGTACTAGCTGTGCTTGGTACGCTCTTCTTAAAAGATTGCTCAGTGTTTCAATCAGAGTTCAAGGCAAAGGTATGGCTAAAACATGGATGGCTGAGTTTGTATTCTATGGTAGCCCTTTATCCAGCAGCCATCCAAAAGAACAAG GATTACGAAGACCAGTATATTTTCAATATGAAATGGGTACAGCAGATACGGTTTCGCGAACAGTAGATGCGTTACTCAATGATTGGGCTCAAATCGTATATCTTTATTCTATTGTACATGGTTTAGCAGAATATTTTAAAATGG AAAAATATAATCTACGCAATATGGTTAGTATAAAATCATATAACTATAGTAAGTTAGTTCTTACTTATGGTCCTAACCGTGGAGCTACTGTTACTGTGCAATGGAGTACCAATGATAAAGCATTTAAATTGATTTTTGGAAAAA GTCCCACTAGCACTACTACTAATGCTCATTCAATTATGAAGGAACAACTTGAAGCTCATTTGAATACGCATAGAAATTTGGCCCAACTTATACACATTCTACATGAAACACTTCAACCCCTTACATCGATTAGTAAATTGCCTACGATTCCACAACTTTGTGTTTATAATTCG AGACCTCAAGTGCCAGTACAAACTTTCACTATCATGCCACAATGTGTAACTCTAGTCAGAATTGCGTATCAGGGTATGTATTGTTTAGAACTTCGTCTACGAGGAAGTGGTTTAGTAAGTTTACGAGATGGAGCATACAGCCGTTTTGACAGAAGTTACGTTGTAGATGAGTTCACTCCTACACAAGGTCTTAAG GCCTTCTTATCCAAATATGTGGATGAAAGTGCAGTTTCCCGCAGAAGATCTCAGTCAGAGGATGACAATCCTCCTTCTCCTGTAACAATGGATAGCGATGGCGGTAGTGGGAGTGGAAATGTAGGTTTTTTAAGCCATCATAGAAGTGGACCCCAATCACCTGCACAACAAAGAGATGGATTAAGATTTCATCCACCTTTGACTCCGCCTTCTGGTAGTAACCCTCATACTCCAGCTAGTCCACATACTGCTAATATATCGCAG ACGAGTCAACATCAAAGCTTTGGAAGTAGTCCAGCTACTTCCTTCAATTTGGCTTCACCACCATCACTACCACCAAATACTCCCAATATGCTACCACATCCTTCGCCAGGTTCTGGATTAGTTGCTAATAGTCCTTTAAACCCGATGCATGTTCCTAGTCCAGCTGGATTAATGCCAACATCTTCACCAGGACCATGTAGTAATGTTCAAGTGGGACATTCTCCAGCAGGATCCTTTATGCAAACTg GACATATAGATGGAAGCCCATTTCCATCTTCACAGAGCATGACTTCTCCAGCAGCCTCTAATTGGCCAGGATCACCTAGTGTACCTAGACCATCTCCAGCACGTCCTACACAGAGTCCAGGACATGCAGCACTGCATAGTCCACAAGCTTCTGATCATAAAACTGGTACCCATATCTCAAGGGTACTTCCACAGCGTTCATGGGCAGGTGCTGTACCTACGCTTCTAACTCATGAAGCTTTGGAATTACTTTGTTGCCCTTCCCCACATCCCTCTGGACTTCCTGGTCCCGATCTTTCACCGCTTGAAAGATTTTTAGGGTGCATTTATATGCGCAGACAATTTCAACGGTTCATACAAACTGATGACTGT ttAACTGCAGTAAATAGTACAGAGCCAGGAGTTGTACACTTTAAGGTAGAGAGTTTACAATGTCGAGTTGGTTTAAATCCACAACATTTACAGTCTCTTCATATAAAGGTGCAACCACTTCCGGAACATAAAGATCAATGGTCATTGGAAGAGTTACAA ATTATAGAAAAATTTTTTGATACAAGAGCAGCAGCACCACCATATAAACCAAATACACTTTCTGGCTTTGGTAGAATGTTAAATGTCCCATTCAATGTGTTAAAAGATTTTGTACAAATAATGAAATTGGAATTAGTACCTGGATTAGCACAGCAACAACAACTTAAATGGAATGTACAATGGTGTTTAAGGATTCCTCCTTCTGGAACTCCAATTGTACCAACTGGCATGGCTGCTGTACTAGTTTGCAGAAATAAAATCCTTTTCttt TTACAAATAACAAGAATTGGATTACCGTATCAAGGAGAAACACCGTCATTGGTTTTACCGCTAGTTTATGATGTTAGTACAAATTTGACACAATTAGCAGAGAAAAGGGATCCAAGTCCAGCTTCTGCAATGGCAGCTGCATCTTTACAGTTAAAAAGATTTGCTGAATATGGTGCAAATCAATCTGAGTGTTCTCTCTTTCCTGCAGTTAGAGATTTATTAGCTAATTTGACTCTTCCTTCAGAGCCTCCTGTTATGTCTCAG ATAGTTGCATCGCCAGCTGGTGGACAGGTAACACCAACACAGCAGATTCAAAGTCCTGCAATGCAATTGCATTCTCCTATGGCTGGAAATCAAGGTCCTCCACAAGCACCATATGGAATTCAAGGTATGCCCCCCATGGGCATAATGGGTGGACCACCTCAATAG
- the MED14 gene encoding mediator complex subunit 14 isoform X1 yields the protein MTPVPLEGHQTPVTNNIPQEGNRGGSISLGMLIDFIIQRTYHELTVLAELLPRKTDMERKIEIYNFSARTRQLYVRLLALVKWANSASKVDKSAHIMAFLDKQSLLFVDTADMLARMARETLVHARLPNFHIPAAVEVLTTGTYSRLPACIRERIVPPDPITPTEKRTTLQRLNQVIQHRLVTGNLLPQMRNLKIEAGRVTFLVEQEFSVSLTVMGDGPTVPWRLLELEILVSDRETGDGKALVHPLQTRYVHQVVQSRLAESSNPLSEVYHILHYFCQSLQLEVLYSQTLRLIRDRLDDHIHVDEYTPGKCLSVSYWRELTSKDPRSELGYKLTVQVDQHDPARPLAIVHVPSLGSKESEIADRAIRSDQLSMECLLVHTIYVRTRSRLLDLKQELQTMLKDVECTLAGSPAILSVPILQPCLRAEHLLVTVDTHTGMLQCHVPQYEVPLIPELTAALNGDHSRLPTLISELRFWITQRRCEKTLQHLPATSHERLPVLLHPDHPMSKISRHRMFVQLHRHPTVILIVAFKEKETSPCEIECSFYLAVVKHSSIEDDPHDDSIETEIPKMYLKVQSLIEFDTFVITHGPFTSVDNETSETNSLKRRSTGASGRSDASTTLQNRRSKQPAYFIPELAHVVALCDERIPFVTLAQELTRRDIAHQGLQVEANATALVLKLVQLPAPFAGVSTSCAWYALLKRLLSVSIRVQGKGMAKTWMAEFVFYGSPLSSSHPKEQGLRRPVYFQYEMGTADTVSRTVDALLNDWAQIVYLYSIVHGLAEYFKMEKYNLRNMVSIKSYNYSKLVLTYGPNRGATVTVQWSTNDKAFKLIFGKSPTSTTTNAHSIMKEQLEAHLNTHRNLAQLIHILHETLQPLTSISKLPTIPQLCVYNSRPQVPVQTFTIMPQCVTLVRIAYQGMYCLELRLRGSGLVSLRDGAYSRFDRSYVVDEFTPTQGLKAFLSKYVDESAVSRRRSQSEDDNPPSPVTMDSDGGSGSGNVGFLSHHRSGPQSPAQQRDGLRFHPPLTPPSGSNPHTPASPHTANISQTSQHQSFGSSPATSFNLASPPSLPPNTPNMLPHPSPGSGLVANSPLNPMHVPSPAGLMPTSSPGPCSNVQVGHSPAGSFMQTGHIDGSPFPSSQSMTSPAASNWPGSPSVPRPSPARPTQSPGHAALHSPQASDHKTGTHISRVLPQRSWAGAVPTLLTHEALELLCCPSPHPSGLPGPDLSPLERFLGCIYMRRQFQRFIQTDDCLTAVNSTEPGVVHFKVESLQCRVGLNPQHLQSLHIKVQPLPEHKDQWSLEELQIIEKFFDTRAAAPPYKPNTLSGFGRMLNVPFNVLKDFVQIMKLELVPGLAQQQQLKWNVQWCLRIPPSGTPIVPTGMAAVLVCRNKILFFLQITRIGLPYQGETPSLVLPLVYDVSTNLTQLAEKRDPSPASAMAAASLQLKRFAEYGANQSECSLFPAVRDLLANLTLPSEPPVMSQIVASPAGGQVTPTQQIQSPAMQLHSPMAGNQGPPQAPYGIQGMPPMGIMGGPPQ from the exons ATGACTCCAGTACCACTAGAGGGTCATCAAACGCCTGTAACTAACAATATCCCACAGGAAGGAAATCGTGGTGGTTCTATTTCTCTTGGCATGCTCATTGATTTCATCATACAACGTACTTACCATGAACTCACAGTTTTAGCCGAATT ATTACCTCGGAAAACTGATATGGAacgtaaaatagaaatttataacttttcagcTAGAACTAGACAGCTATATGTACGATTATTAGCATTGGTTAAATGGGCTAACAGTGCTTCCAAAGTTGATAAATCTGCG CATATAATGGCCTTTTTGGATAAGCAGTCACTGCTTTTTGTTGATACAGCTGATATGCTAGCAAGAATGGCTCGTGAGACATTAGTACATGCAAGATTACCTAATTTCCATATTCCGGCCGCAGTGGAAGTTCTTACAACTGGAACATATAGTCGTCTACCAGCATGCATAaga GAAAGAATTGTCCCTCCAGATCCAATTACACCAACAGAGAAAAGAACTACCCTGCAGAGATTGAATCAAGTCATTCAACATAGATTAGTTACTGGAAATCTGCTTCCACAAATGCGCAATTTAAAGATTGAGGCAGGAAGAGTAACATTTCTTGTGGAGCAAGAATTTTCAGTATCACTTACAGTAATGGGAGATGGTCCAACAGTACCTTGGAGATTATTAGAATTGGAAATCTTAGTTTCAGACAGAGAAACAGGAGATGGAAAAGCTTTGGTGCATCCATTGCAAACTCGTTACGTACATCAA GTGGTTCAGTCAAGATTGGCAGAGAGTTCAAATCCATTATCTGAAGTTTATCATATTTTGCACTATTTCTGTCAATCACTACAGCTAGAAGTACTTTACTCTCAAACATTACGATTAATACGAGATAGATTGGATGATCACATTCACGTGGATGAATATACACCAGGAAAATGTCTTTCTGTCTCTTACTGGAGAGAACTGACTAGTAAAGATCCTCGATCAGAGCTGGGATATAAATTAACAGTTCAGGTTGACCAACATGATCCTGCAAGGCCTCTCGCAATAGTACATGTTCCATCCTTAGGTAGCAAAGAAAGTGAAATAGCAGACAGAGCAATTAGATCAGATCAATTATCAATGGAATGTTTGTTAGTGCATACAATATATGTACGTACCAGAAGTAGATTATTAGATTTGAAGCAAGAACTGCAAACAATGTTGAAAGATGTTGAATGTACTTTAGCCGGTTCACCTGCTATTCTTTCTGTTCCAATTTTGCAACCTTGTTTAAGAGCAGAACATTTATTAGTTACTGTTGATACACATACTGGAATGTTGCAATGTCATGTGCCTCAATATGAAGTTCCTTTGATTCCTGAATTAACTGCTGCATTAAATGGTGATCATTCTCGTCTTCCGACGTTAATATCAGAACTAAG ATTTTGGATAACACAACGACGATGCGAAAAAACACTTCAGCATCTCCCAGCAACATCTCATGAACGTTTGCCAGTACTTCTTCATCCTGATCATCCGATGTCAAAGATTAGTAGACATCGTATGTTTGTTCAACTTCATCGACATCCTACAGTAATATTAATAGTGGCATTTAAGGAAAAGGAAACTTCACCATGTGAGATTGAATGCTCGTTTTACCTTGCTGTAGTAAAGCATAGTTCCATAGAAGACGATCCTCATGATGATAGCATTGAGACAGAAATTCCGAAAATGTATCTGAAAGTTCAAAGCTTAATTGAGTTTGATACATTCGTCATAACCCATGGTCCTTTCACCAGTGTTGATAATG AAACTTCTGAAACAAATAGCCTTAAACGAAGAAGTACAGGAGCCAGTGGAAGATCTGATGCCAGTACTACATTACAGAACAGAAGATCCAAACAACCTGCATATTTTATCCCGGAGTTAGCACATGTGGTTGCACTTTGTGATGAAAGGATACCATTTGTAACATTAGCACAAGAATTAACTAGGAGAGATATAGCTCATCAAGGACTTCAAGTAGAAGCAAATGCTACTGCATTAGTTTTAAAACTGGTTCAGTTACCTGCCCCTTTTGCAGGTGTAAGTACTAGCTGTGCTTGGTACGCTCTTCTTAAAAGATTGCTCAGTGTTTCAATCAGAGTTCAAGGCAAAGGTATGGCTAAAACATGGATGGCTGAGTTTGTATTCTATGGTAGCCCTTTATCCAGCAGCCATCCAAAAGAACAAG GATTACGAAGACCAGTATATTTTCAATATGAAATGGGTACAGCAGATACGGTTTCGCGAACAGTAGATGCGTTACTCAATGATTGGGCTCAAATCGTATATCTTTATTCTATTGTACATGGTTTAGCAGAATATTTTAAAATGG AAAAATATAATCTACGCAATATGGTTAGTATAAAATCATATAACTATAGTAAGTTAGTTCTTACTTATGGTCCTAACCGTGGAGCTACTGTTACTGTGCAATGGAGTACCAATGATAAAGCATTTAAATTGATTTTTGGAAAAA GTCCCACTAGCACTACTACTAATGCTCATTCAATTATGAAGGAACAACTTGAAGCTCATTTGAATACGCATAGAAATTTGGCCCAACTTATACACATTCTACATGAAACACTTCAACCCCTTACATCGATTAGTAAATTGCCTACGATTCCACAACTTTGTGTTTATAATTCG AGACCTCAAGTGCCAGTACAAACTTTCACTATCATGCCACAATGTGTAACTCTAGTCAGAATTGCGTATCAGGGTATGTATTGTTTAGAACTTCGTCTACGAGGAAGTGGTTTAGTAAGTTTACGAGATGGAGCATACAGCCGTTTTGACAGAAGTTACGTTGTAGATGAGTTCACTCCTACACAAGGTCTTAAG GCCTTCTTATCCAAATATGTGGATGAAAGTGCAGTTTCCCGCAGAAGATCTCAGTCAGAGGATGACAATCCTCCTTCTCCTGTAACAATGGATAGCGATGGCGGTAGTGGGAGTGGAAATGTAGGTTTTTTAAGCCATCATAGAAGTGGACCCCAATCACCTGCACAACAAAGAGATGGATTAAGATTTCATCCACCTTTGACTCCGCCTTCTGGTAGTAACCCTCATACTCCAGCTAGTCCACATACTGCTAATATATCGCAG ACGAGTCAACATCAAAGCTTTGGAAGTAGTCCAGCTACTTCCTTCAATTTGGCTTCACCACCATCACTACCACCAAATACTCCCAATATGCTACCACATCCTTCGCCAGGTTCTGGATTAGTTGCTAATAGTCCTTTAAACCCGATGCATGTTCCTAGTCCAGCTGGATTAATGCCAACATCTTCACCAGGACCATGTAGTAATGTTCAAGTGGGACATTCTCCAGCAGGATCCTTTATGCAAACTg GACATATAGATGGAAGCCCATTTCCATCTTCACAGAGCATGACTTCTCCAGCAGCCTCTAATTGGCCAGGATCACCTAGTGTACCTAGACCATCTCCAGCACGTCCTACACAGAGTCCAGGACATGCAGCACTGCATAGTCCACAAGCTTCTGATCATAAAACTGGTACCCATATCTCAAGGGTACTTCCACAGCGTTCATGGGCAGGTGCTGTACCTACGCTTCTAACTCATGAAGCTTTGGAATTACTTTGTTGCCCTTCCCCACATCCCTCTGGACTTCCTGGTCCCGATCTTTCACCGCTTGAAAGATTTTTAGGGTGCATTTATATGCGCAGACAATTTCAACGGTTCATACAAACTGATGACTGT ttAACTGCAGTAAATAGTACAGAGCCAGGAGTTGTACACTTTAAGGTAGAGAGTTTACAATGTCGAGTTGGTTTAAATCCACAACATTTACAGTCTCTTCATATAAAGGTGCAACCACTTCCGGAACATAAAGATCAATGGTCATTGGAAGAGTTACAA ATTATAGAAAAATTTTTTGATACAAGAGCAGCAGCACCACCATATAAACCAAATACACTTTCTGGCTTTGGTAGAATGTTAAATGTCCCATTCAATGTGTTAAAAGATTTTGTACAAATAATGAAATTGGAATTAGTACCTGGATTAGCACAGCAACAACAACTTAAATGGAATGTACAATGGTGTTTAAGGATTCCTCCTTCTGGAACTCCAATTGTACCAACTGGCATGGCTGCTGTACTAGTTTGCAGAAATAAAATCCTTTTCttt TTACAAATAACAAGAATTGGATTACCGTATCAAGGAGAAACACCGTCATTGGTTTTACCGCTAGTTTATGATGTTAGTACAAATTTGACACAATTAGCAGAGAAAAGGGATCCAAGTCCAGCTTCTGCAATGGCAGCTGCATCTTTACAGTTAAAAAGATTTGCTGAATATGGTGCAAATCAATCTGAGTGTTCTCTCTTTCCTGCAGTTAGAGATTTATTAGCTAATTTGACTCTTCCTTCAGAGCCTCCTGTTATGTCTCAG ATAGTTGCATCGCCAGCTGGTGGACAGGTAACACCAACACAGCAGATTCAAAGTCCTGCAATGCAATTGCATTCTCCTATGGCTGGAAATCAAGGTCCTCCACAAGCACCATATGGAATTCAAGGTATGCCCCCCATGGGCATAATGGGTGGACCACCTCAATAG